One segment of Dromaius novaehollandiae isolate bDroNov1 chromosome Z, bDroNov1.hap1, whole genome shotgun sequence DNA contains the following:
- the LOC135324906 gene encoding CD180 antigen-like, whose product MNTPNSVMAGYFYLLVFIVPVCISREASRTVDTVCAEIIVNKSYSCEGLGLTEIPEKLPVTTELLDFSFNLLPSLRKSTFSKLKSLLSLDLTRCQINWVYEGAFHNNNHLHTIVLTGNLLLFLSDTAFVGPQSLKQLVLTQTGISRLSFIPMTNLDNLDTLILGSNHLSSLQLPPNFPTQNLKYLDFQMNNIGTITVEDVSILQKTSNITVIFKGNDILYIEPGAFQSSFYSLDFGACSNIPGILAGMQNSSVHTLWLGTFDDVRKETYISPGVLRGLCNITVKDLYLPLRHFKNLNAATFHCMTKLRKLDLTHTHISALPPGISGMKVLTELILNGNNFEHLCNTSAAAFPSLTHLQVRGNSQTLQLGSGCLQKLAKLQHLDLSHSHIESSDCCNEALNGLSSLRYLNLSYNTKLHVHDVLFKEGTNLELLDIAFTQLHISTSQGPFRNLHLLQVLNLSSSQVNTSTQHLFQGLENLILLDLSQNIFESGIMPKNKLLQQLSNLEVLILASCELTALDDQAFHILKKLRHVDLSHNKLIAFSTDAFSNLKSIYLNFAHNRVQIIPRDKLVSLTGYSIINLSYNPLECTCSNIGLITWYKQNLDKIEDAEETTCSEPKSLAGAQLSTVTLHCGISTTAIIAVVLIILSCIVIIWSVRCFRQRYQRI is encoded by the exons ATGAATACACCCAACTCTGTAATGGCTGGTTATTTTTACCTTCTGGTTTTCATAGTGCCTGTCTGCATTAGCCGTGAAGCATCCCGCACTGTAGATACGGTGTGCGCTGAG ATTATAGTCAATAAAAGCTATAGCTGTGAAGGTTTAGGTCTGACGGAAATTCCTGAAAAGCTACCTGTCACAACAGAACTCCTCGACTTCAGCTTCAACTTGCTTCCTTCCCTTCGGAAGTCAACCTTCTCGAAGCTGAAGAGTCTGCTCTCCTTGGATTTAACAAG gTGTCAGATCAACTGGGTGTATGAAGGTGCCTTTCACAACAACAATCACCTGCACACAATTGTGCTGACTGGAAACCTGCTCCTGTTTCTGTCTGACACAGCATTTGTTGGCCCTCAGTCCCTGAAGCAACTTGTCTTAACGCAGACAGGAATAAGCAGGCTGTCCTTTATTCCCATGACGAACCTAGACAACTTGGATACACTCATCTTGGGCAGCAACCACCTCTCCTCATTGCAGCTCCCTCCCAACTTTCCAACTCAAAACCTCAAATACCTTGATTTCCAAATGAACAACATAGGAACAATCACAGTGGAAGATGTCAGCATTCTGCAGAAGACCAGTAACATAACTGTCATCTTTAAAGGCAATGACATTTTGTACATTGAACCCGGAGCTTTCCAGTCCAGTTTCTACAGTTTGGACTTTGGGGCCTGCAGCAACATCCCCGGGATCTTGGCGGGGATGCAGAACTCCTCAGTCCACACGCTTTGGTTGGGAACATTTGATGACGTGAGAAAGGAGACCTACATAAGCCCTGGTGTATTACGAGGCCTCTGTAATATCACTGTAAAGGATCTCTATCTGCCGCTACGGCACTTCAAAAACCTAAATGCTGCCACATTTCACTGTATGACCAAGCTCCGGAAGCTGGACCTGACTCACACCCACATCAGTGCGCTGCCCCCTGGCATCAGTGGTATGAAGGTGCTAACAGAGCTAATTCTCAATGGGAACAACTTTGAGCACCTCTGCAACACCAGCGCAGCTGCCTTCCCCTCCCTTACCCACCTCCAGGTCAGAGGAAACTCGCAGACCCTGCAGCTGGGCTCTGGCTGTTTGCAGAAACTGGCAAAGCTTCAACATCTAGATTTAAGCCATAGCCACATTGAAAGCTCTGACTGCTGCAATGAAGCACTAAATGGTTTGAGCAGTCTTCGGTACCTGAACCTGAGCTACAACACCAAACTTCATGTCCACGATGTGCTCTTTAAGGAAGGTACTAACTTGGAGCTGCTGGACATCGCTTTCACTCAGCTTCACATCAGCACTTCACAGGGGCCTTTTCGAAATCTGCATCTCTTGCAAGTCCTGAATCTGTCCTCCTCCCAGGTCAATACTAGCACTCAGCATCTCTTTCAAGGCCTGGAAAACCTCATACTCTTGGACCTTAGTCAGAATATCTTTGAGTCAGGGATCATGCCAAAGAACAAACTGCTTCAACAGCTATCCAATTTAGAGGTGCTAATTTTAGCATCCTGTGAATTGACAGCATTAGATGACCAAGCATTTCACATCCTCAAGAAGTTAAGGCACGTTGATCTGAGCCACAACAAGCTTATTGCGTTCAGCACAGATGCATTTTCAAATCTTAAGAGCATCTATCTCAATTTTGCCCACAATAGGGTTCAGATTATACCACGTGACAAGCTAGTGTCCCTAACTGGCTACAGTATAATCAATTTAAGTTACAATCCTTTGGAATGCACCTGCTCCAATATTGGCTTAATCACTTGGTACAAGCAGAATCTGGATAAAATTGAAGACGCTGAAGAAACAACATGTTCTGAACCCAAATCATTAGCTGGTGCTCAGCTGTCTACTGTTACTCTCCACTGTGGGATCAGCACTACAGCAATCATTGCAGTTGTCCTGATTATTTTATCATGTATTGTCATCATCTGGAGCGTTCGCTGTTTCAGGCAAAGATACCAGCGAATCTAA